Proteins encoded together in one Vibrio lentus window:
- the ylqF gene encoding ribosome biogenesis GTPase YlqF yields MSIQWFPGHMHKARKEIEEVIPQVDVIIEVLDARIPFSSENPMISSLRGDKPCVKVLNKRDLADPELTERWIEHLEKEQGVKAIAITTSAKEEVNHVMELVRKLAPHREQMGKNIRTMIMGIPNVGKSTIINCLAGRTIAVTGNQPAVTRRQQRINLQNGVILSDTPGILWPKVENPHSGFRLAATGAVKDTAMEYDEVAFYTVEYLAKQYPHLLKERYQIEELPESDIELMEAIGRKRGALRAGGHIDIHKCSEILLHELRSGTLGKVTLELPEMITKELVEVEEAAALKAEQQIKKKEERRKRYLKNKR; encoded by the coding sequence ATGTCTATTCAATGGTTTCCGGGTCACATGCATAAAGCCCGCAAAGAAATCGAAGAAGTTATCCCACAGGTTGATGTGATCATCGAAGTACTGGACGCTCGTATCCCGTTCAGTAGTGAAAACCCAATGATCTCTTCACTGCGCGGCGATAAGCCTTGTGTAAAAGTACTGAACAAGCGCGACCTTGCTGATCCTGAGCTTACTGAGCGTTGGATTGAGCACCTCGAGAAAGAGCAAGGCGTTAAGGCGATTGCGATTACCACCAGCGCTAAAGAAGAAGTTAACCACGTTATGGAGCTAGTACGTAAATTAGCACCGCATCGTGAACAGATGGGTAAGAATATTCGTACAATGATCATGGGCATCCCGAACGTGGGTAAATCGACCATCATCAACTGTTTGGCTGGACGTACGATTGCGGTAACGGGTAACCAACCTGCAGTAACTCGTCGCCAACAACGTATCAACCTTCAAAATGGCGTGATCCTTTCAGATACTCCAGGAATCCTTTGGCCTAAAGTAGAAAACCCACACAGTGGCTTCCGCCTAGCCGCTACAGGTGCGGTAAAAGACACGGCAATGGAATACGATGAAGTCGCATTCTACACCGTCGAGTATCTAGCTAAGCAGTACCCTCACCTTTTGAAAGAACGCTACCAAATTGAAGAACTGCCAGAGTCAGATATCGAATTGATGGAAGCCATTGGTCGTAAGCGCGGTGCACTTCGTGCAGGTGGTCATATAGACATTCACAAATGTTCTGAAATCCTTCTTCACGAACTTCGCAGCGGTACTTTAGGTAAAGTTACGCTAGAGCTACCAGAGATGATTACTAAAGAACTGGTTGAAGTTGAAGAAGCGGCTGCACTGAAAGCTGAACAACAGATTAAGAAGAAAGAAGAGCGCCGTAAGCGTTACTTGAAAAACAAGCGCTAA
- a CDS encoding GGDEF domain-containing protein, with protein MRSYPGFQNQRFKTYFDNEIYLPYVKFIYVPITIFFTFIISDYINFGAQCIFPVVLRTVLFVIMMFVAAYCIKHKPNHLQQLEACLLVISALFLVYVGRIAIDFGNLDYQGGTILVMIYVGTFSRMSARYSLSALTIIFLCYLVGLAPPLYAAEPSHEMETISVYASAYILIAASCLRRDFEVHKRFTQSEQLRKQAIQLRKQSNLFEALSYQDALTGCYNRLYLHQVIEPNIDRQLSMTTIMIDVDHFKSINDTYGHQTGDAVIKDLAEAIQDTLPQHSTCFRYGGEEFLVIIQNESEASIKQLADDLLACPAQLRFEVTVSIGVKHVTQALGSVEQLINDADQALYSSKKKGRNCISWSD; from the coding sequence ATGCGTTCATACCCCGGATTTCAAAACCAACGATTTAAGACTTATTTCGACAATGAAATCTATCTACCGTACGTAAAATTCATCTACGTACCTATTACCATATTCTTTACTTTCATTATCTCCGATTACATCAATTTTGGGGCACAATGCATTTTCCCTGTGGTGTTGAGAACGGTACTTTTCGTCATCATGATGTTCGTTGCGGCTTACTGCATCAAACATAAACCTAACCACTTGCAGCAGCTCGAAGCTTGTCTTCTGGTCATCAGCGCCCTATTTCTCGTCTATGTTGGTCGCATCGCCATTGATTTCGGGAACTTAGATTATCAAGGTGGCACCATCCTCGTGATGATCTACGTTGGGACATTTTCCAGAATGTCCGCTCGATATAGTTTAAGCGCGCTGACCATTATCTTCTTATGCTATCTCGTTGGCTTAGCACCACCACTTTACGCAGCAGAACCTAGTCACGAAATGGAAACTATTTCCGTATACGCTTCAGCTTACATTCTTATTGCAGCCTCTTGTTTAAGACGAGATTTCGAAGTACATAAACGTTTTACTCAATCAGAACAGCTTCGTAAACAAGCCATCCAGCTACGTAAGCAATCTAACTTGTTTGAAGCTCTCTCGTATCAAGATGCACTCACCGGATGCTATAACCGACTGTATCTGCATCAAGTTATTGAACCGAACATTGACCGCCAGCTTTCAATGACCACTATCATGATCGATGTTGATCACTTTAAGTCAATCAATGATACCTATGGCCATCAGACCGGGGATGCAGTCATCAAAGATTTGGCTGAAGCTATTCAAGACACCTTGCCACAACATAGCACCTGCTTTCGTTACGGAGGTGAAGAATTTTTGGTCATCATCCAAAACGAGAGTGAAGCAAGCATTAAGCAGCTAGCAGACGACTTATTGGCTTGCCCAGCTCAGCTTCGATTTGAAGTCACGGTATCTATTGGCGTCAAGCATGTGACTCAAGCCTTAGGATCGGTTGAACAACTCATCAACGATGCCGATCAAGCTCTCTATTCATCGAAGAAGAAGGGAAGAAACTGCATTTCTTGGTCGGACTAG
- a CDS encoding GNAT family N-acetyltransferase produces MEIKVAEYKDYERIAQLHADSWKLYYRGILADDYLENDVLEDRSVIWQTRLINPPFNQHVLLLEEGGLLVGFVCAFGNHNFERGTFIDALHVDNNYRGRGVGKRLLSELSKWLQQYYSDSGLYLEVMSENHQAIAFYQAIGGKEELEQVWNAPCGSQVNEKVISWGSPEELEQKTASVVYS; encoded by the coding sequence ATGGAAATTAAGGTAGCTGAATATAAAGATTATGAGCGGATTGCCCAATTACACGCGGATAGCTGGAAGCTATATTACCGTGGCATTCTTGCTGATGATTACTTAGAAAATGATGTTTTGGAGGACAGATCTGTTATTTGGCAGACTCGTTTGATTAATCCTCCTTTTAACCAACATGTTTTATTGCTTGAAGAGGGCGGTTTACTGGTTGGTTTTGTCTGCGCGTTTGGTAATCACAACTTTGAACGTGGTACGTTCATTGATGCGTTACATGTAGACAATAATTACCGCGGTCGTGGTGTAGGCAAACGTCTTTTGTCTGAGTTATCGAAGTGGTTACAGCAATATTATTCGGATTCAGGACTGTACCTAGAGGTGATGTCTGAGAATCACCAAGCCATTGCGTTTTATCAAGCGATTGGTGGCAAAGAAGAACTAGAGCAAGTTTGGAACGCACCATGTGGGAGCCAAGTGAACGAGAAGGTGATTTCTTGGGGTTCTCCAGAGGAGCTGGAACAAAAAACGGCGAGTGTTGTGTATTCTTAA
- a CDS encoding acyl-CoA desaturase gives MNSADKPSTKKPPLIWLNIFVFSSSMLLAVVAAPVYGYFFGYGMEHWIWLAVCFTFCNLSITTGYHRLWSHKAFEAHSSLRFLFALGGAFALQNSALHWSSDHRVHHKHVDNNDKDPYSAKRGFWYSHIGWMIRNYNTAMYTDYENCRDLKKDKIVMWQHKHYVLLALLMNIGVPIALGVIYGDVIGMLLIVGAVRLVLNHHTTFFINSLAHIWGSQPFTDKNTARDNGVLAVLTFGEGYHNFHHIFENDYRNGIYWWQYDPTKWLIKSASLMGLASKLKKTPQARIEKAEATMLLKRTQQKIMHRADKQQIADKLQQEFDALVSNMNEYYEVKKQLLESKREDVVKKYEHSVLKVRYQQIKMNFEQQKKNWAMTVEQYA, from the coding sequence ATGAATAGTGCTGACAAACCATCAACAAAGAAGCCACCATTAATCTGGCTCAATATTTTTGTATTCTCTTCTAGTATGCTGCTTGCTGTTGTTGCGGCTCCCGTTTATGGCTACTTTTTTGGCTATGGAATGGAGCACTGGATATGGCTAGCGGTCTGTTTTACTTTTTGTAATCTGTCTATCACAACAGGCTATCACCGTTTATGGTCTCATAAAGCGTTTGAAGCGCATTCAAGCCTAAGATTCCTGTTTGCTTTGGGCGGTGCATTTGCTCTCCAGAACAGTGCACTACACTGGTCTTCTGACCACCGAGTGCACCACAAGCATGTCGACAACAACGACAAAGACCCATACTCAGCCAAACGTGGCTTCTGGTATTCACACATTGGTTGGATGATCCGTAATTACAACACAGCAATGTATACTGATTACGAGAATTGTCGCGACCTGAAGAAAGACAAGATCGTGATGTGGCAGCATAAGCACTACGTTTTGCTCGCGTTACTCATGAACATTGGTGTTCCTATCGCATTAGGTGTGATTTACGGCGATGTGATTGGCATGTTGTTAATCGTAGGTGCGGTTCGTTTGGTACTTAACCACCATACAACCTTCTTCATAAACTCTCTTGCTCATATCTGGGGTAGCCAACCTTTTACTGACAAAAACACAGCTCGTGATAACGGTGTGTTAGCAGTACTCACTTTTGGCGAAGGCTACCACAACTTCCACCACATCTTTGAGAACGACTACCGTAATGGCATTTACTGGTGGCAATACGATCCAACGAAATGGTTGATTAAGAGTGCTTCTTTGATGGGCCTAGCAAGTAAGCTTAAGAAAACACCACAAGCTCGTATTGAAAAGGCCGAAGCGACAATGTTACTGAAACGCACTCAGCAGAAAATCATGCACCGTGCCGACAAACAGCAAATCGCAGACAAGCTTCAACAAGAGTTCGATGCTCTAGTATCAAACATGAACGAATACTACGAAGTCAAAAAACAGCTACTTGAAAGTAAACGTGAAGACGTTGTGAAAAAGTACGAACACTCTGTTCTTAAAGTTCGCTACCAACAAATCAAAATGAATTTTGAACAACAGAAGAAAAATTGGGCGATGACAGTAGAACAATACGCTTAA
- a CDS encoding putative quinol monooxygenase yields MSKLTIIATIVSKEDKTEFVKAEMIKLIDKTRVEDGCINYDLHQDNINPAHFVFHENWESEAHLDKHLASQHIADYMAATEDCIETFVLKKISAFLEGGFAL; encoded by the coding sequence ATGAGCAAGCTGACTATTATTGCAACGATCGTCTCTAAAGAAGACAAAACTGAGTTTGTAAAAGCTGAGATGATTAAATTGATCGACAAAACCCGTGTTGAAGACGGCTGTATTAACTACGACCTGCACCAAGATAACATCAACCCTGCTCACTTCGTTTTTCATGAGAACTGGGAGTCTGAAGCCCATCTAGACAAACACTTAGCGAGCCAACACATCGCCGACTACATGGCTGCGACTGAAGATTGTATTGAAACCTTTGTGCTTAAAAAAATATCCGCCTTCTTAGAAGGCGGTTTTGCTTTATAA
- the tnpA gene encoding IS200/IS605 family transposase, whose protein sequence is MGDYRSSSHVYWRCKYHIVWTPKYRYKILKDKVGKELYRSIYILCNMKDCEVLELNVQPDHVHLVVIIPPKLSVSSLLGVLKGRTAIRLFNRFPHIRKKLWGNHFWARGYFVDTVGVNEEVIRRYVRHQDKQDIEYEQQLQLLKN, encoded by the coding sequence ATGGGCGATTACAGAAGTTCATCACATGTCTATTGGCGTTGCAAATACCATATAGTTTGGACTCCAAAGTACAGATATAAGATTTTGAAAGATAAGGTAGGAAAGGAGCTTTATCGTTCAATCTATATTTTGTGCAATATGAAAGACTGCGAAGTTTTAGAATTAAATGTTCAACCAGATCATGTTCATCTTGTTGTCATTATTCCTCCCAAGTTATCAGTATCGAGTTTGTTAGGAGTTTTAAAAGGCCGAACAGCAATTCGACTTTTCAATAGATTCCCACATATACGTAAGAAATTATGGGGAAATCACTTTTGGGCTAGAGGGTATTTTGTAGATACGGTCGGTGTGAATGAAGAAGTCATTCGGCGATATGTACGACACCAAGATAAGCAGGACATAGAGTATGAACAACAATTACAGTTATTGAAGAACTGA
- a CDS encoding DUF481 domain-containing protein has protein sequence MVLSFQVFAEETLSVEEPVLTAQAELTEEQSFENEAILNQESEQEDESPFTTLTKLGFIYSQNTSSSLSINSGISVGYKKEHWGQRVQFDTYYTDAENDEDGTNRYTTNYGISYDLNEVTYLVATTRFEHDHFGTYRKQFITATGLGRHFYDTERIKLQGSAGPGYRISKRQSSDEEFPNKENYELIVNASVDGSLTLTETFSMGATANIAYGEENTNYNLKGYLKNILMGNLALTFDTEYIYNTTVASDQSNAEIYSSMNLNYDF, from the coding sequence ATGGTTCTGTCTTTTCAAGTATTCGCTGAAGAAACGCTATCGGTGGAAGAACCGGTTCTTACAGCACAAGCTGAGCTTACTGAAGAACAATCCTTCGAAAATGAAGCAATTTTGAATCAAGAGTCAGAACAAGAAGACGAATCGCCTTTCACTACGTTGACCAAATTGGGGTTTATCTACTCTCAAAACACCAGTTCATCGTTGTCGATTAACTCTGGAATATCTGTAGGCTACAAAAAAGAACACTGGGGACAACGAGTACAGTTCGATACGTATTATACCGATGCCGAAAATGATGAAGATGGTACCAATCGCTATACCACCAACTATGGCATCAGCTATGACTTAAACGAAGTCACCTATTTGGTCGCAACAACTCGTTTTGAGCACGACCACTTTGGTACTTATCGAAAGCAGTTTATTACCGCAACAGGTTTAGGTCGTCATTTTTACGATACTGAACGAATTAAACTGCAGGGCTCTGCAGGCCCGGGTTATCGAATCAGTAAACGACAATCCTCCGATGAAGAGTTTCCGAATAAAGAGAACTATGAACTGATCGTCAATGCGAGTGTTGATGGCTCACTAACGCTCACTGAAACCTTTTCTATGGGTGCAACCGCAAACATAGCCTACGGTGAAGAGAACACCAACTACAACCTAAAGGGCTATTTGAAGAACATTCTGATGGGCAATTTGGCACTCACGTTTGATACCGAGTATATTTACAACACCACTGTTGCGTCAGACCAGAGTAACGCTGAAATCTACAGCTCAATGAATCTAAACTACGACTTTTAA
- a CDS encoding efflux RND transporter permease subunit has translation MKLPEICIKHPVFASVLSITIVLLGLLSFQKLSIQYFPEHKTPSATVTAAINGASAEFMSRNVADKLITAATGLDSVKTMTTDCQEGTCNLKIIFEDDVDDVEYTSLMNNLRSSVEAIGDFPPSMTDKPTVTDDSSDTSMPSNIITFVNTGNMSKQDMFDYISQQVVPQFKHIQGVGGIWGPYGGSDKAVRVWLQPDRMMALNMSASDVVGTLSSYNATFTAGTIKGEVRDFSINPVNQVTSVDDVRDLVVRVDNGKIIRIGDIAEVKMGEESLTPSILRVDDNLAMSIQVLPLKSENPVTVADKVKKQIDVIQPQLPEGIEMKMVYNQADFIKTAIDEGFITLVEAIVLVSAVVVLFLGSVRVASIPIITIPVCVIGVFAVMHLLGFSINVLTILAIILAIGLVVDDAIVVAENCYRHIEEGETPFNAAIKGCREIVFPVIAMTLTLAVVYLPIGLMAGLTADLFRQFAFTLAAAVIISGFVALTLSPMMSAYLMKPVSTPPKWFQKVDAKLNRLSDVYTRELGKWFERKALMSGIALMLIALSALAVWTMPQVLLPTEDTGFVEVTSTPPTGVGRQYHLDNNAQLNSVFADDNSVEANLSYIEGTPTNHVLLKPWGEREKSADELVNEFIAKAQSSVSAYGMSFKVRSADNLNIATNMILELTTVNRDTSALSETAHQVVEALEDYEGVTNVKNSMLRDQLRYDLSIDRNAIVLSGVDYGNVTNALSTFLGSVKAADLQADDGYTYPIQVQVNRKDLGDFKVLDKLYVDSQSGQRLPLSQFVSIKQVTSESNFKTFMGQDSAEITADLMPGYTASDVKAYVDDNVPSLLQPAQSYEFNGIVKDLVDSSAGAQVLFVLALIFIFLILAAQFESFVDPMIILLTVPLCIVGAILTLSVFGQSLNIYSKIGLLTLVGLVTKHGILLVEFANEKRKSGASAQEAAISSARSRLRPILMTSLTMILGSLPLALADGPGSLGRINIGLVLVGGLSAGTFFSLFLVPVAYVGMANLKQMDVLARLRTKSV, from the coding sequence ATGAAGCTTCCTGAGATCTGTATTAAGCACCCCGTTTTTGCGTCTGTTCTGAGTATCACGATTGTTTTACTTGGCTTGTTGTCATTTCAAAAACTATCAATTCAGTATTTTCCTGAACATAAAACACCCTCAGCAACGGTAACCGCTGCAATCAACGGCGCGAGTGCGGAGTTCATGTCGCGTAATGTGGCAGACAAGCTGATTACCGCAGCGACTGGTCTTGATAGTGTAAAAACCATGACGACCGACTGCCAAGAAGGGACGTGTAACCTCAAAATAATCTTCGAAGACGACGTTGATGACGTCGAATACACGAGCCTGATGAACAATTTGCGCAGTAGCGTAGAGGCCATTGGTGATTTCCCGCCTAGTATGACGGATAAGCCGACAGTAACAGACGACTCATCTGACACCAGCATGCCGAGTAACATCATCACTTTCGTGAATACCGGCAATATGTCTAAGCAAGATATGTTTGACTACATTAGCCAACAAGTTGTGCCTCAATTCAAACACATTCAAGGTGTTGGAGGTATCTGGGGCCCATATGGTGGTAGTGATAAAGCGGTGAGAGTTTGGTTGCAACCCGATCGTATGATGGCTCTGAATATGAGTGCGTCTGATGTGGTGGGGACACTGAGTTCTTACAACGCGACGTTCACTGCAGGTACTATCAAAGGCGAAGTTCGCGATTTCTCAATTAACCCTGTCAACCAAGTCACTAGTGTTGATGATGTGCGTGATCTGGTCGTTCGTGTCGACAATGGAAAAATCATTCGAATTGGTGATATCGCTGAAGTCAAAATGGGAGAGGAGAGTCTAACGCCGAGTATTTTGCGTGTAGATGATAATCTCGCTATGTCTATTCAGGTGCTGCCACTGAAAAGTGAAAATCCGGTAACAGTTGCTGATAAAGTTAAAAAACAAATTGATGTGATTCAACCTCAGTTGCCTGAAGGCATTGAGATGAAAATGGTTTACAACCAAGCGGATTTCATTAAAACCGCAATCGATGAAGGTTTCATAACTTTGGTTGAGGCCATTGTTCTCGTTTCTGCCGTCGTTGTACTGTTCTTAGGCTCTGTTCGCGTCGCTTCGATTCCGATCATCACCATTCCAGTGTGTGTGATTGGCGTGTTTGCTGTGATGCATTTACTTGGTTTTAGCATCAATGTGCTGACTATTCTGGCGATCATTCTCGCGATTGGTCTAGTGGTCGATGATGCGATCGTTGTAGCTGAAAACTGTTACCGTCATATCGAAGAGGGTGAAACTCCATTTAACGCTGCAATTAAGGGGTGTCGAGAGATCGTCTTTCCTGTGATTGCGATGACGCTGACTTTAGCGGTTGTTTACTTGCCAATTGGCCTGATGGCTGGTTTGACCGCCGATCTGTTCAGGCAGTTCGCGTTCACGCTTGCAGCAGCGGTGATCATCTCTGGATTTGTGGCATTAACGCTTTCGCCAATGATGAGTGCTTATTTAATGAAGCCTGTATCAACGCCTCCAAAATGGTTCCAAAAGGTCGATGCCAAGCTTAACCGACTGTCTGATGTGTATACCAGAGAACTGGGTAAGTGGTTCGAGCGTAAAGCACTGATGAGTGGTATCGCTTTGATGCTGATTGCTCTGTCTGCTTTGGCTGTTTGGACAATGCCTCAAGTGCTGCTTCCAACTGAAGATACTGGTTTTGTTGAAGTCACATCGACACCGCCAACAGGCGTAGGGCGACAATACCATTTAGACAATAACGCACAGCTAAATAGCGTATTTGCCGATGATAATTCAGTAGAAGCGAACCTATCTTACATAGAAGGGACACCCACAAACCATGTGCTACTGAAGCCGTGGGGAGAGCGTGAGAAATCCGCTGATGAGCTGGTGAACGAGTTTATTGCTAAAGCGCAAAGTTCAGTCTCTGCCTACGGCATGTCTTTCAAGGTTCGTTCTGCAGATAACTTGAATATCGCGACCAACATGATATTAGAGCTCACGACGGTGAACCGTGACACATCAGCTTTGTCAGAAACCGCGCATCAGGTTGTTGAGGCACTAGAAGACTACGAGGGCGTAACTAACGTTAAGAACTCGATGTTACGTGATCAATTACGTTATGACTTGTCAATTGACCGCAATGCCATTGTGTTGTCTGGCGTTGATTATGGAAATGTAACCAACGCACTGTCGACATTCTTAGGCTCTGTTAAAGCGGCTGATTTACAAGCAGATGACGGTTATACCTACCCAATACAAGTACAAGTAAACCGTAAAGATCTTGGTGATTTCAAAGTGTTGGACAAGTTGTACGTTGACTCTCAATCAGGTCAAAGACTTCCGTTGTCCCAGTTCGTTTCTATTAAACAAGTAACGTCGGAATCGAACTTTAAGACGTTCATGGGGCAAGACAGCGCGGAAATTACAGCCGATTTAATGCCTGGATATACGGCCAGCGATGTAAAAGCTTATGTTGATGATAACGTACCGAGTTTATTGCAGCCTGCTCAAAGCTATGAATTCAACGGTATTGTAAAAGACCTCGTTGATTCGAGTGCTGGTGCTCAAGTGTTGTTCGTATTGGCATTGATATTTATCTTTTTGATTTTAGCAGCGCAGTTCGAAAGCTTTGTCGATCCGATGATCATCTTGCTTACCGTACCATTGTGTATTGTGGGCGCGATTCTGACGCTATCGGTATTTGGCCAAAGCTTAAATATCTACTCAAAGATCGGGTTACTGACTCTGGTTGGCTTAGTGACCAAACACGGTATTTTGCTGGTGGAGTTTGCTAACGAGAAACGTAAATCTGGTGCGAGCGCTCAAGAAGCAGCAATCAGCAGTGCGCGTTCAAGGCTGCGTCCTATCTTGATGACATCATTAACGATGATCCTTGGTTCATTGCCGTTGGCACTGGCAGATGGTCCGGGCTCATTAGGTCGTATCAATATTGGTTTGGTGTTGGTCGGTGGTTTATCTGCTGGTACGTTCTTCTCATTGTTTTTAGTACCTGTCGCGTATGTCGGTATGGCGAACTTAAAGCAAATGGATGTGCTAGCTCGACTGAGAACGAAATCAGTATAG
- a CDS encoding outer membrane protein transport protein has translation MKNKLILGTAAALIPCLTNAAGFQLNAQSATGLGRAFAGDAVMADSAAIVAKNSAAMAYIEQPTLSVGAIYIDSGIDVSNVSYTPMRGYTDTLDDQSLDAGTLVPNIHYVHPIEGSKFTLGATVHSNFGTDVEFDESFEADEFGGKTALSSINVGFAVAYELSEKINLGAGLDVIYGEGEIHRKDLLDVDADGFGLGANVGATYQVNEHNKFGISYRYSPDIEVEGDIWMLGSGTAEKMNVPLPDTLEFSGWHQINEQWAFHYSLQWVNWSEFDSLTSDSYDDSIKEYQWKDAGHVSVGGTYTMSKDIVLRAGYMYDISPTDELTSLSIPDVNRHWFTVGGTYNFTAASSVDIGVGFIIGESQDIDESLTTIPGTSSNITADVTANALLLGVQYQHRF, from the coding sequence ATGAAGAATAAACTTATATTGGGCACCGCAGCTGCTCTCATTCCTTGCTTAACAAACGCCGCAGGATTCCAACTTAACGCACAATCAGCAACAGGGTTGGGCCGTGCATTTGCGGGCGATGCAGTGATGGCAGATAGCGCGGCGATTGTTGCTAAGAACAGCGCTGCGATGGCTTATATCGAGCAACCAACACTCTCTGTTGGTGCTATTTATATCGATAGTGGTATTGATGTGTCTAATGTTAGCTACACGCCGATGAGAGGCTATACAGACACACTCGATGATCAATCTCTAGATGCGGGAACTTTGGTTCCGAACATTCATTATGTTCATCCTATTGAGGGTTCGAAGTTCACTCTGGGTGCAACTGTGCACTCTAACTTCGGTACCGATGTTGAGTTTGACGAGTCGTTCGAAGCGGACGAGTTCGGAGGTAAAACGGCGCTTTCCAGTATCAACGTTGGTTTTGCTGTCGCTTATGAGTTGTCTGAAAAAATCAACTTAGGTGCAGGTCTTGATGTTATCTACGGTGAAGGCGAGATTCACCGTAAAGATCTACTTGATGTCGATGCAGACGGGTTTGGTCTGGGTGCAAATGTTGGTGCGACTTACCAAGTCAACGAACACAACAAATTTGGTATTAGTTACCGTTATAGCCCCGATATCGAAGTTGAAGGGGATATCTGGATGCTGGGTTCTGGTACGGCAGAAAAAATGAATGTTCCGTTACCAGACACTTTAGAGTTTTCTGGATGGCACCAAATCAACGAGCAATGGGCATTCCATTACAGCCTGCAATGGGTGAATTGGTCTGAATTTGATTCATTAACGTCTGATTCTTACGACGATTCTATCAAGGAGTATCAATGGAAAGATGCGGGGCATGTTTCGGTCGGTGGTACATACACCATGTCAAAAGACATCGTGCTAAGAGCTGGCTACATGTACGACATTTCTCCAACAGACGAACTCACATCGTTATCTATTCCTGATGTTAATCGTCACTGGTTCACCGTCGGAGGGACATATAACTTCACAGCTGCCAGTTCTGTTGACATTGGTGTCGGATTTATCATCGGAGAATCACAAGATATTGACGAAAGCCTGACGACTATTCCGGGAACGAGTTCCAATATAACTGCTGATGTGACTGCCAATGCTCTTTTGCTTGGCGTTCAATATCAGCATCGTTTTTAA